In the Centroberyx gerrardi isolate f3 chromosome 9, fCenGer3.hap1.cur.20231027, whole genome shotgun sequence genome, one interval contains:
- the vtg2 gene encoding vitellogenin 2 isoform X1 — MKVLLLALTVALAAGYQVNFAPEFATGKTYVYKYEAFLMGGLPEEGLARAGVKVSSKVLISAVAPDTFMLKLLGPELFEYSGIWPKDPFVPATKLTSALAAQLLTPIKFEYANGVVGKLFAPAGVSATVLNVYRGILNMLQLNIKKTQNVYELQEPGAQGVCKTHYVISEDTKADRIHLTKTKDLNHCQERIMKDIGLAYAERCAECEAKGQTLKGAAAYNYIMKPAATGALILEATATELIQFSPFNIMNGAAQMEAKQILTFLEIEKTPVEPIRAEYIIRGSLQYEFATELLQTPIQLMRISNAEAQTVEILNHLVTFNVAKVHEDAPLKFIELIQLLRVARFESIEALWSQFKARPDYRHWILNAVPAIGTHVALRFIKEKFLAGDLTIAEAAQALIASVHMVTADLEAIKLVEGLAFNHKIQENPVLREIAMLGYGTMVAKYCAENSVCPAEFVRPIHELVAEAVAKGKPEDLIILLKVLGNAGHPSSLKPIMKLLPGFGSAAAALPMRVQIDAILALRNIAKKEPRMIQEVAVQLFMDKALHAELRMVAAIVLFETKLPMGLVTTLADAVMTEANLQVASFVYSYMKAMTKNTAPDFAAVATACNVAVKILSPKFERLSYHFSKALYLDAYHNPWMMGAAASAFYINDAATVLPRAVVAKARTYLAGAYADVLEVGVRTEGIQEALLKIPKAPEDADRITKMKHIMKALSEWRTHPSSLPLASMYVKFFGQEIAFASIDKAIVDQVIELATGPGVHTYGRKALDALLSGVSFHYAKPMLAAEVRRIFPTAVGLPMELSFYTAAVAAASVELQATVTPPLPENFRAAHLLKTDIELKAALTPSVSMHTYAVMGVNTALIQAALMSKARVYTIVPAKMEARIDMIKGNFKIQALPVQGVDKIASALVETLAIARNVEDLAAAKITPMIPAEVATQLSREFFTSKITSKIASSLASSMSRSSEIIPVDLPTKITNKMKMPKAFEKKMCAALETFGIKACTEIESQNAAFIRDCPLYAMIGKHAVFVEVAPAAGPVIEKIEIEIQVGDKAAEKIIKVINISEEEETIEEKNVLLKLKKILVPGLKNGTRSSSSSSSSSSRSLSSRSSSSSSKLRSGSSSSVSSKSSSSSSSRRKSKTVDVDVPLSKRSKRVSSSSSSASSSRSSSSSSIRSRSSSSLQSRIRSSSSSSSSSSSRISRQEIYDMKFTKNHIHQHAVSTARANSRSSASSFEAIYNKAKYLANAVTPAVTILIRAVRADHKVQGYQIAAYLDKATSRVQIIFANLAENDHWRICADGVMLSYHKLMAKIAWGIECKEYETEITAETGLVSQDPAFRLKLTWDKLPHSMKRYAKEISEYISSVAAAAGVSLEKVRNIRNQLKLTVAVASETTLNVVLKTPKRTMYKLGMGLPIYLPIGETAAELEAYQDNLADKISYAITKAHAAKCTMVKDVLTTFNNRRYKNEMPHSCYQILAQDCTPELKFMVLLKRDYTQEQNLINVKIADIDVDLYPKDNDIMVKVNGLEIPLSNLPYQHPTGKIQIRQRGEGIALHAPSHGLQEVYFDLNTWKVKVVDWMKGQTCGLCGKADGEVRQEYRTPNGRLTKNAASYAHSWVLPSKSCRDSSECYMKHESVKLEKQMIVQGEESKCYSVEPVLRCLPGCLPLRTTSVTVGFHCIPADSNLSRPDALIYEKSVDLRETAEAHLACRCTAQCA, encoded by the exons ATGAAGGTCCTTCTGCTTGCCTTGACTGTAGCCCTTGCAG CGGGTTACCAGGTCAACTTTG CCCCAGAGTTTGCTACTGGTAAGACCTACGTGTACAAATATGAAGCATTTCTCATGGGCGGTCTGCCTGAGGAAGGTCTGGCAAGGGCTGGAGTCAAAGTCAGCAGCAAAGTTCTCATCAGTGCTGTGGCCCCAGACACCTTCATGCTGAAG CTTCTGGGCCCTGAGCTCTTTGAGTACAGTGGCATCTGGCCCAAAGATCCTTTTGTCCCAGCCACCAAGCTCACTTCAGCCCTGGCTGCTCAACTCTTGACACCCATCAAGTTTGAGTATGCTAACGGTGTCGTCGGTAAGCTGTTTGCACCAGCTGGAGTCTCTGCAACCGTGTTGAACGTCTACAGGGGAATCCTGAACATGCTTCAGCTTAACATCAAGAAGACACAGAATGTCTATGAGTTGCAAGAG CCTGGAGCTCAGGGTGTGTGCAAGACCCACTACGTCATCAGTGAAGACACCAAGGCTGATCGCATCCATCTGACCAAGACCAAGGACCTGAACCACTGCCAGGAGAGAATCATGAAGGACATCGGTTTGGCATACGCAGAGAGATGTGCTGAGTGCGAGGCT AAAGGACAGACCCTGAAGGGAGCTGCTGCCTATAACTACATCATGAAGCCAGCAGCCACAGGCGCTCTGATCTTGGAAGCAACTGCCACAGAACTCATTCAGTTCTCACCTTTCAACATAATGAATGGTGCTGCACAGATGGAGGCTAA GCAAATCCTGACCTTCCTTGAAATCGAGAAGACCCCAGTGGAGCCTATCAGAGCTGAATATATTATCCGTGGATCCCTGCAGTATGAGTTTGCCACTGAGCTTCTCCAGACACCCATCCAGCTTATGAGGATCAGCAACGCAGAGGCTCAG ACTGTTGAGATTCTGAACCACCTGGTGACCTTCAATGTGGCCAAGGTCCACGAAGATGCACCCCTGAAATTTATTGAACTCATCCAGTTACTGCGTGTGGCCAGATTTGAGAGTATTGAGGCCCTCTGGTCTCAGTTCAAAGCTAGACCTGATTACAG acacTGGATTCTGAATGCTGTCCCTGCCATTGGAACTCATGTTGCTTTGAGATTCATCAAGGAGAAGTTTCTTGCTGGTGACCTCACTATTGCTGAAGCCGCTCAAGCTCTGATTGCATCTGTGCACATGGTGACAGCTGACCTGGAGGCCATCAAGCTTGTTGAG GGCCTGGCTTTCAACCACAAGATTCAAGAAAACCCAGTTCTGCGTGAGATTGCCATGCTGGGCTATGGTACCATGGTTGCCAAATACTGTGCTGAGAACTCAGTTTGTCCAGCTGAGTTTGTGAGG CCCATCCATGAGCTTGTTGCTGAGGCTGTTGCCAAGGGCAAACCTGAGGATCTCATCATTCTTCTCAAAGTTCTCGGTAATGCCGGCCATCCTTCTAGTCTTAAGCCAATCATGAAGCTTCTGCCTGGATTTGGCAGTGCTGCTGCCGCTCTGCCAATGAGAGTTCAGATTGATGCCATTCTGGCCCTGAGGAACATTGCAAAGAAGGAGCCCAGGATG ATCCAGGAAGTTGCTGTTCAGCTGTTCATGGACAAGGCTCTCCATGCAGAGCTCCGCATGGTTGCTGCTATTGTGTTGTTTGAGACTAAGCTCCCCATGGGTCTGGTGACTACACTTGCCGACGCAGTTATGACTGAAGCAAATCTGCAGGTTGCTAGCTTTGTCTACTCTTACATGAAGGCCATGACCAAGAACACTGCCCCTGACTTTGCTGCAGT TGCTACAGCCTGTAATGTTGCTGTGAAGATCCTGAGCCCCAAATTTGAGAGACTGAGCTACCACTTCAGCAAGGCTCTCTATCTTGACGCCTACCACA ACCCCTGGATGATGGGTGCTGCTGCCAGTGCTTTCTACATTAATGACGCCGCAACTGTTTTGCCAAGAGCTGTTGTGGCCAAAGCTCGCACCTACCTGGCTGGAGCTTACGCTGATGTTCTGGAG gTGGGAGTAAGAACTGAGGGAATCCAGGAGGCTCTTCTGAAAATCCCTAAGGCTCCTGAGGATGCTGACAGGATCACCAAGATGAAGCACATTATGAAGGCT CTTTCTGAGTGGAGGACTCATCCCTCAAGCCTGCCCCTGGCCTCTATGTATGTCAAGTTCTTCGGACAGGAAATTGCATTTGCCAGCATTGACAAAGCCATTGTTGATCAGGTTATTGAG CTTGCCACTGGACCTGGAGTTCATACTTATGGAAGGAAGGCTTTGGATGCTCTCCTGTCTGGTGTCTCATTCCATTATGCTAAACCTATGCTGGCTGCTGAGGTACGTCGCATCTTCCCCACTGCTGTTGGTCTGCCTATGGAGCTCAGTTTCTatactgctgctgtggctgctgcatCTGTTGAAC TCCAAGCCACTGTGACACCACCTCTTCCTGAGAACTTCCGTGCAGCCCACCTTCTTAAAACTGATATCGAGCTGAAGGCTGCACTTACTCCAAG tGTTTCCATGCACACCTATGCAGTTATGGGAGTGAATACTGCCTTGATCCAGGCTGCCCTGATGTCAAAAGCAAGAGTCTACACAATTGTCCCTGCAAAGATGGAAGCAAGAATTGACATGATTAAGGGCAACTTCAAGATTCAGGCTTTGCCTGTCCAGGGCGTTGATAAGATTGCATCTGCACT TGTTGAGACTCTTGCTATTGCAAGAAATGTGGAAGATCTTGCAGCCGCGAAAATAACACCAATGATTCCAGCTGAAGTTGCGACACAGCTGTCAAGGGAGTTCTTCACTTCTAAGATCACTTCTAAGATTGCATCTTCTCTAGCTAGTAGCATG TCAAGGTCATCTGAAATCATTCCTGTTGATCTGCCCACCAAAATTACCAACAAGATGAAAATGCCCAAGGCCTTTGAGAAGAAAATGTGTGCTGCACTTGAAACCTTTGGAATCAAGGCATGCACTGAGATTGAATCTCAGAATGCCGCCTTCATCAGAGACTGTCCACTCTACGCCATGATTGGAAAACATGCAGTCTTTGTTGAGGTTGCTCCAG CTGCTGGACCAGTCATTGAGAAGATTGAGATTGAGATTCAGGTTGGAGATAAGGCTGCAGAAAAGATAATCAAAGTGATCAACATTAGCGAAGAGGAGGAAACTATAGAGGAAAAGAACGTCCTGTTGAAGCTCAAGAAAATCCTGGTTCCTGGTCTGAAGAACGGCACCAGatcttcctccagctccagctccagcagttCTCGTTCTCTCAGCTCTCGTTCCAGCAGTTCCAGCTCTAAGCTCCGTTCAGGCTCCTCTTCTTCCGTATCATCCAAGTCCTCTTCCAGCTCTTCCTCTCGCCGCAAGAGCAAGACGGTCGATGTTGATGTTCCACTCAGCAAGAGATCTAAGAGAGttagcagcagctccagcagcgcCTCTAGCAGTCgttccagcagctcctccagcatACGCTCCCGCAGCTCTTCATCTCTCCAGTCTAGAATACGCTCTTCCAGCTCtagctcctccagctccagctctcgCATCTCAAGG CAGGAGATCTATGACATGAAGTTTACCAAGAACCACATCCACCAG CACGCGGTCTCCACAGCCAGAGCCAACAGCAGGAGCAGCGCCTCCAGCTTTGAGGCCATCTACAATAAG GCCAAGTACCTTGCTAATGCTGTCACTCCTGCTGTGACAATCCTCATCCGTGCTGTGAGAGCCGACCACAAGGTTCAGGGATACCAGATTGCCGCTTACTTGGACAAAGCTACTTCCAGGGTGCAGATCATCTTCGCCAACCTTGCCGAGAATGACCACTGGAGAATCTGTGCTGATGGTGTGATGCTAAGCTACCACAAGCTTATG GCCAAGATTGCCTGGGGTATTGAGTGCAAAGAGTATGAGACTGAGATCACAGCTGAAACTGGTCTTGTGAGTCAAGATCCTGCATTCCGCCTGAAGCTGACCTGGGACAAGCTTCCACATAGCATGAAGCGCTATGCAAAGGA GATCTCTGAATACATTTCaagtgttgctgctgcagctggagtaAGCCTGGAAAAGGTCAGGAACATTCGCAATCAGCTCAAACTGACTGTGGCCGTCGCCTCTGAGACAACCCTGAATGTTGTGCTGAAGACACCAAAG AGGACCATGTACAAACTGGGTATGGGACTTCCTATTTATCTGCCCATTGGAGAAACTGCTGCTGAGCTGGAAGCCTATCAGGACAATCTGGCTGACAAGATCTCCTATGCAATTACCAAGGCTCATGCAG CTAAGTGTACCATGGTGAAAGACGTGCTGACCACATTCAACAATAGGAGATACAAAAACGAGATGCCCCACTCTTGCTACCAGATTTTGGCTCAGGATTGCACCCCAGAACTCAAATTTATGGTTCTGCTGAAGAGGGACTACACACAAGAACAGAACCTAATCAATGTGAAAATCGCAGACAT TGACGTTGATCTGTACCCGAAGGACAATGATATTATGGTGAAGGTTAATGGACTGGAAATCCCCCTCAGTAACCTGCCATACCAGCATCCTACAG GCAAAATTCAGATCAGACAGAGAGGTGAGGGCATCGCTCTCCACGCTCCAAGCCATGGTCTTCAGGAGGTCTACTTTGATCTGAACACATGGAAG GTTAAAGTTGTGGACTGGATGAAGGGACAGACCTGTGGACTCTGTGGAAAGGCTGATGGGGAAGTCAGACAGGAGTACCGCACCCCCAACGGACGCCTGACCAAGAACGCAGCCAGCTATGCTCATTCCTGGGTTCTCCCTTCTAAGAGTTGCCGTGACAGCTCTG AATGCTACATGAAGCATGAATCTGTGAAGCTGGAGAAGCAGATGATCGTCCAAGGCGAGGAGTCCAAATGCTACTCTGTTGAGCCTGTGCTGcgctgcctgcctggctgcctcCCTCTGAGGACTACTTCTGTCACTGTCGGcttccactgcatccctgctg ATTCTAACCTCAGTCGCCCTGATGCTCTGATCTATGAGAAGAGTGTGGACCTGAGGGAAACAGCAGAAGCCCACCTGGCCTGTCGTTGCACTGCTCAGTGTGCTTAA
- the vtg2 gene encoding vitellogenin 2 isoform X4 — translation MKVLLLALTVALAAGYQVNFAPEFATGKTYVYKYEAFLMGGLPEEGLARAGVKVSSKVLISAVAPDTFMLKLLGPELFEYSGIWPKDPFVPATKLTSALAAQLLTPIKFEYANGVVGKLFAPAGVSATVLNVYRGILNMLQLNIKKTQNVYELQEPGAQGVCKTHYVISEDTKADRIHLTKTKDLNHCQERIMKDIGLAYAERCAECEAKGQTLKGAAAYNYIMKPAATGALILEATATELIQFSPFNIMNGAAQMEAKQILTFLEIEKTPVEPIRAEYIIRGSLQYEFATELLQTPIQLMRISNAEAQTVEILNHLVTFNVAKVHEDAPLKFIELIQLLRVARFESIEALWSQFKARPDYRHWILNAVPAIGTHVALRFIKEKFLAGDLTIAEAAQALIASVHMVTADLEAIKLVEGLAFNHKIQENPVLREIAMLGYGTMVAKYCAENSVCPAEFVRPIHELVAEAVAKGKPEDLIILLKVLGNAGHPSSLKPIMKLLPGFGSAAAALPMRVQIDAILALRNIAKKEPRMIQEVAVQLFMDKALHAELRMVAAIVLFETKLPMGLVTTLADAVMTEANLQVASFVYSYMKAMTKNTAPDFAAVATACNVAVKILSPKFERLSYHFSKALYLDAYHNPWMMGAAASAFYINDAATVLPRAVVAKARTYLAGAYADVLEVGVRTEGIQEALLKIPKAPEDADRITKMKHIMKALSEWRTHPSSLPLASMYVKFFGQEIAFASIDKAIVDQVIELATGPGVHTYGRKALDALLSGVSFHYAKPMLAAEVRRIFPTAVGLPMELSFYTAAVAAASVELQATVTPPLPENFRAAHLLKTDIELKAALTPSVSMHTYAVMGVNTALIQAALMSKARVYTIVPAKMEARIDMIKGNFKIQALPVQGVDKIASALVETLAIARNVEDLAAAKITPMIPAEVATQLSREFFTSKITSKIASSLASSMSRSSEIIPVDLPTKITNKMKMPKAFEKKMCAALETFGIKACTEIESQNAAFIRDCPLYAMIGKHAVFVEVAPAAGPVIEKIEIEIQVGDKAAEKIIKVINISEEEETIEEKNVLLKLKKILVPGLKNGTRSSSSSSSSSSRSLSSRSSSSSSKLRSGSSSSVSSKSSSSSSSRRKSKTEIYDMKFTKNHIHQHAVSTARANSRSSASSFEAIYNKAKYLANAVTPAVTILIRAVRADHKVQGYQIAAYLDKATSRVQIIFANLAENDHWRICADGVMLSYHKLMAKIAWGIECKEYETEITAETGLVSQDPAFRLKLTWDKLPHSMKRYAKEISEYISSVAAAAGVSLEKVRNIRNQLKLTVAVASETTLNVVLKTPKRTMYKLGMGLPIYLPIGETAAELEAYQDNLADKISYAITKAHAAKCTMVKDVLTTFNNRRYKNEMPHSCYQILAQDCTPELKFMVLLKRDYTQEQNLINVKIADIDVDLYPKDNDIMVKVNGLEIPLSNLPYQHPTGKIQIRQRGEGIALHAPSHGLQEVYFDLNTWKVKVVDWMKGQTCGLCGKADGEVRQEYRTPNGRLTKNAASYAHSWVLPSKSCRDSSECYMKHESVKLEKQMIVQGEESKCYSVEPVLRCLPGCLPLRTTSVTVGFHCIPADSNLSRPDALIYEKSVDLRETAEAHLACRCTAQCA, via the exons ATGAAGGTCCTTCTGCTTGCCTTGACTGTAGCCCTTGCAG CGGGTTACCAGGTCAACTTTG CCCCAGAGTTTGCTACTGGTAAGACCTACGTGTACAAATATGAAGCATTTCTCATGGGCGGTCTGCCTGAGGAAGGTCTGGCAAGGGCTGGAGTCAAAGTCAGCAGCAAAGTTCTCATCAGTGCTGTGGCCCCAGACACCTTCATGCTGAAG CTTCTGGGCCCTGAGCTCTTTGAGTACAGTGGCATCTGGCCCAAAGATCCTTTTGTCCCAGCCACCAAGCTCACTTCAGCCCTGGCTGCTCAACTCTTGACACCCATCAAGTTTGAGTATGCTAACGGTGTCGTCGGTAAGCTGTTTGCACCAGCTGGAGTCTCTGCAACCGTGTTGAACGTCTACAGGGGAATCCTGAACATGCTTCAGCTTAACATCAAGAAGACACAGAATGTCTATGAGTTGCAAGAG CCTGGAGCTCAGGGTGTGTGCAAGACCCACTACGTCATCAGTGAAGACACCAAGGCTGATCGCATCCATCTGACCAAGACCAAGGACCTGAACCACTGCCAGGAGAGAATCATGAAGGACATCGGTTTGGCATACGCAGAGAGATGTGCTGAGTGCGAGGCT AAAGGACAGACCCTGAAGGGAGCTGCTGCCTATAACTACATCATGAAGCCAGCAGCCACAGGCGCTCTGATCTTGGAAGCAACTGCCACAGAACTCATTCAGTTCTCACCTTTCAACATAATGAATGGTGCTGCACAGATGGAGGCTAA GCAAATCCTGACCTTCCTTGAAATCGAGAAGACCCCAGTGGAGCCTATCAGAGCTGAATATATTATCCGTGGATCCCTGCAGTATGAGTTTGCCACTGAGCTTCTCCAGACACCCATCCAGCTTATGAGGATCAGCAACGCAGAGGCTCAG ACTGTTGAGATTCTGAACCACCTGGTGACCTTCAATGTGGCCAAGGTCCACGAAGATGCACCCCTGAAATTTATTGAACTCATCCAGTTACTGCGTGTGGCCAGATTTGAGAGTATTGAGGCCCTCTGGTCTCAGTTCAAAGCTAGACCTGATTACAG acacTGGATTCTGAATGCTGTCCCTGCCATTGGAACTCATGTTGCTTTGAGATTCATCAAGGAGAAGTTTCTTGCTGGTGACCTCACTATTGCTGAAGCCGCTCAAGCTCTGATTGCATCTGTGCACATGGTGACAGCTGACCTGGAGGCCATCAAGCTTGTTGAG GGCCTGGCTTTCAACCACAAGATTCAAGAAAACCCAGTTCTGCGTGAGATTGCCATGCTGGGCTATGGTACCATGGTTGCCAAATACTGTGCTGAGAACTCAGTTTGTCCAGCTGAGTTTGTGAGG CCCATCCATGAGCTTGTTGCTGAGGCTGTTGCCAAGGGCAAACCTGAGGATCTCATCATTCTTCTCAAAGTTCTCGGTAATGCCGGCCATCCTTCTAGTCTTAAGCCAATCATGAAGCTTCTGCCTGGATTTGGCAGTGCTGCTGCCGCTCTGCCAATGAGAGTTCAGATTGATGCCATTCTGGCCCTGAGGAACATTGCAAAGAAGGAGCCCAGGATG ATCCAGGAAGTTGCTGTTCAGCTGTTCATGGACAAGGCTCTCCATGCAGAGCTCCGCATGGTTGCTGCTATTGTGTTGTTTGAGACTAAGCTCCCCATGGGTCTGGTGACTACACTTGCCGACGCAGTTATGACTGAAGCAAATCTGCAGGTTGCTAGCTTTGTCTACTCTTACATGAAGGCCATGACCAAGAACACTGCCCCTGACTTTGCTGCAGT TGCTACAGCCTGTAATGTTGCTGTGAAGATCCTGAGCCCCAAATTTGAGAGACTGAGCTACCACTTCAGCAAGGCTCTCTATCTTGACGCCTACCACA ACCCCTGGATGATGGGTGCTGCTGCCAGTGCTTTCTACATTAATGACGCCGCAACTGTTTTGCCAAGAGCTGTTGTGGCCAAAGCTCGCACCTACCTGGCTGGAGCTTACGCTGATGTTCTGGAG gTGGGAGTAAGAACTGAGGGAATCCAGGAGGCTCTTCTGAAAATCCCTAAGGCTCCTGAGGATGCTGACAGGATCACCAAGATGAAGCACATTATGAAGGCT CTTTCTGAGTGGAGGACTCATCCCTCAAGCCTGCCCCTGGCCTCTATGTATGTCAAGTTCTTCGGACAGGAAATTGCATTTGCCAGCATTGACAAAGCCATTGTTGATCAGGTTATTGAG CTTGCCACTGGACCTGGAGTTCATACTTATGGAAGGAAGGCTTTGGATGCTCTCCTGTCTGGTGTCTCATTCCATTATGCTAAACCTATGCTGGCTGCTGAGGTACGTCGCATCTTCCCCACTGCTGTTGGTCTGCCTATGGAGCTCAGTTTCTatactgctgctgtggctgctgcatCTGTTGAAC TCCAAGCCACTGTGACACCACCTCTTCCTGAGAACTTCCGTGCAGCCCACCTTCTTAAAACTGATATCGAGCTGAAGGCTGCACTTACTCCAAG tGTTTCCATGCACACCTATGCAGTTATGGGAGTGAATACTGCCTTGATCCAGGCTGCCCTGATGTCAAAAGCAAGAGTCTACACAATTGTCCCTGCAAAGATGGAAGCAAGAATTGACATGATTAAGGGCAACTTCAAGATTCAGGCTTTGCCTGTCCAGGGCGTTGATAAGATTGCATCTGCACT TGTTGAGACTCTTGCTATTGCAAGAAATGTGGAAGATCTTGCAGCCGCGAAAATAACACCAATGATTCCAGCTGAAGTTGCGACACAGCTGTCAAGGGAGTTCTTCACTTCTAAGATCACTTCTAAGATTGCATCTTCTCTAGCTAGTAGCATG TCAAGGTCATCTGAAATCATTCCTGTTGATCTGCCCACCAAAATTACCAACAAGATGAAAATGCCCAAGGCCTTTGAGAAGAAAATGTGTGCTGCACTTGAAACCTTTGGAATCAAGGCATGCACTGAGATTGAATCTCAGAATGCCGCCTTCATCAGAGACTGTCCACTCTACGCCATGATTGGAAAACATGCAGTCTTTGTTGAGGTTGCTCCAG CTGCTGGACCAGTCATTGAGAAGATTGAGATTGAGATTCAGGTTGGAGATAAGGCTGCAGAAAAGATAATCAAAGTGATCAACATTAGCGAAGAGGAGGAAACTATAGAGGAAAAGAACGTCCTGTTGAAGCTCAAGAAAATCCTGGTTCCTGGTCTGAAGAACGGCACCAGatcttcctccagctccagctccagcagttCTCGTTCTCTCAGCTCTCGTTCCAGCAGTTCCAGCTCTAAGCTCCGTTCAGGCTCCTCTTCTTCCGTATCATCCAAGTCCTCTTCCAGCTCTTCCTCTCGCCGCAAGAGCAAGACG GAGATCTATGACATGAAGTTTACCAAGAACCACATCCACCAG CACGCGGTCTCCACAGCCAGAGCCAACAGCAGGAGCAGCGCCTCCAGCTTTGAGGCCATCTACAATAAG GCCAAGTACCTTGCTAATGCTGTCACTCCTGCTGTGACAATCCTCATCCGTGCTGTGAGAGCCGACCACAAGGTTCAGGGATACCAGATTGCCGCTTACTTGGACAAAGCTACTTCCAGGGTGCAGATCATCTTCGCCAACCTTGCCGAGAATGACCACTGGAGAATCTGTGCTGATGGTGTGATGCTAAGCTACCACAAGCTTATG GCCAAGATTGCCTGGGGTATTGAGTGCAAAGAGTATGAGACTGAGATCACAGCTGAAACTGGTCTTGTGAGTCAAGATCCTGCATTCCGCCTGAAGCTGACCTGGGACAAGCTTCCACATAGCATGAAGCGCTATGCAAAGGA GATCTCTGAATACATTTCaagtgttgctgctgcagctggagtaAGCCTGGAAAAGGTCAGGAACATTCGCAATCAGCTCAAACTGACTGTGGCCGTCGCCTCTGAGACAACCCTGAATGTTGTGCTGAAGACACCAAAG AGGACCATGTACAAACTGGGTATGGGACTTCCTATTTATCTGCCCATTGGAGAAACTGCTGCTGAGCTGGAAGCCTATCAGGACAATCTGGCTGACAAGATCTCCTATGCAATTACCAAGGCTCATGCAG CTAAGTGTACCATGGTGAAAGACGTGCTGACCACATTCAACAATAGGAGATACAAAAACGAGATGCCCCACTCTTGCTACCAGATTTTGGCTCAGGATTGCACCCCAGAACTCAAATTTATGGTTCTGCTGAAGAGGGACTACACACAAGAACAGAACCTAATCAATGTGAAAATCGCAGACAT TGACGTTGATCTGTACCCGAAGGACAATGATATTATGGTGAAGGTTAATGGACTGGAAATCCCCCTCAGTAACCTGCCATACCAGCATCCTACAG GCAAAATTCAGATCAGACAGAGAGGTGAGGGCATCGCTCTCCACGCTCCAAGCCATGGTCTTCAGGAGGTCTACTTTGATCTGAACACATGGAAG GTTAAAGTTGTGGACTGGATGAAGGGACAGACCTGTGGACTCTGTGGAAAGGCTGATGGGGAAGTCAGACAGGAGTACCGCACCCCCAACGGACGCCTGACCAAGAACGCAGCCAGCTATGCTCATTCCTGGGTTCTCCCTTCTAAGAGTTGCCGTGACAGCTCTG AATGCTACATGAAGCATGAATCTGTGAAGCTGGAGAAGCAGATGATCGTCCAAGGCGAGGAGTCCAAATGCTACTCTGTTGAGCCTGTGCTGcgctgcctgcctggctgcctcCCTCTGAGGACTACTTCTGTCACTGTCGGcttccactgcatccctgctg ATTCTAACCTCAGTCGCCCTGATGCTCTGATCTATGAGAAGAGTGTGGACCTGAGGGAAACAGCAGAAGCCCACCTGGCCTGTCGTTGCACTGCTCAGTGTGCTTAA